In Fragaria vesca subsp. vesca linkage group LG5, FraVesHawaii_1.0, whole genome shotgun sequence, the genomic stretch ACATGTAGTCGTTATATACTTGTATCCATGAGAGCGTATTCAGCGCACCCGGGTGCGCCGCGTATCCGTCCATCTCCGCCGTCCATTTGACGCAGACTTTTGACTTTTTCAAAATGGACGGCGGAGGTAGACGGGTACGCTGTATAATTTTCGTGTATCCATACACACTTCCAAAGAGAGCAGAAAACACCAAGGGCAAGAGGAGAAGTAATATATTCTGTATATATTTGTCACTGTCCTTTGATCGATACGCTTTAGATAGTCAGGTTATGTTATCTTGGTCAGTTGGTTGCAGGATCAAGCTTAATATTGGGAAATTGGCTTGGTCATGAACTCATGGGCAAGGTCGGGTTTCATGTGGTTGATAGGAGTACTTTTTGTTATGTGTTGGCCTGGGTGAAGGGGTGACATGGCTCCTAGAGTAGAGAGCACAAGGCTGACTTCAAAGAGCAGCGATCACATCCTCTTCTTTGCAGTGAAAGAATAACGAGTTGGTGCCTTCACTTCTGCTCTGTGTTTACCATGTTTAAGAGCTAGACCTGGTTTTGAGGAACATGCATAGTGTACGTAGTTAAGAGCTAGTTTGAGTAAATAAGTAGATAATCAATGGTAAAAAATCCTTGTCTTCCAAGATTTAGGACACATGCATGTTTAATCATGTCGATAAGCAAATCAAAATTACATATGTATTTGACATTTCCAAAGAGGATGGAGTGTGTGTGTGTGTATATATATATATATATCTATTGGACTAAATTGTTCAAGTTACCTTCGATAATCCTTGACTTCCTGTCTAAAATGTTAGATTAAAGAAAGGGGGGATGTCTTAACACTATTAGCAATAGGTATAGTTGAAGACGCATGGCCTTTGTTAACAAGTTACGAACTCTTGCTGGACTTTGATTAAGTCTCACTTCCAGAGTCCTCGATCAATAAGCTCATCAATACAAACATCGAATATTTATTGTATTATAGATAAATATGGAACCCAATAATAAGAAGATAGATAACGTATACAAACTCAAATAAAAACAAACTACACACCAAACAAAGCACGCCAAACGAACGAAAATGACTATACTATACACCAAACCTAGAGTGCCAAAAAAAGTCCGCTCTATTGTAGCAACCATTTGGCGACACCACAACGACATCTTGATTGACTACTGATAACGCTGTTGAGAGTGCATGACTAGTATCGTTATATTCTGGAAGACGCCAACTATGTTGAAACAACTTTGATCCGAATACACAAGAAACTAGAAGTACTTGAAGCAAATGGATTTGTAGTAAACATTGCAGCAAAACAGGTTACTGTTAAACTAAATCCTGGCTTGTCCAATAAATCAGATCTTCAATAGAGTAAATTTGTAGTTTCTTTTTTCCGATCCATCGACGCTGAATTTAGAAAGGTATTTACATGCATGCACGCTCGGTGATTCAATAATTCATAATATGCAGCGGTTTTAGCAACTTCGACTTGATTTTTTCGATCGCTAACGTATTTTCAAGATAGAACAAACGGCTGAATTAGACTCGAAATCAAAAGAAAATTGCAAAAGAAGACAGGAAGAGGAAATAACAAGAGAATTGATCGATGATAATTCTAGGGTATTCAATTCAATCATGTGTTTTCAGTATCCACAAAAATTTGATCCGTATTGCTCACAAGTCATTAATAATGGGCAAAACTGATTCCTTACAAACTAAACAAAAGGCAAAACCCTCTCTGAGCAACATCACTGCTTGAGTACCCAAGATGGGTTTTGAAAAAAGAAAAAGAAAAAAGAGATGATATTTACTGCGCACCACTCTTTGCTAGAAGCATATATACAGAACTACTTAGCATCTGAGATAGCTCTGAGATTCAAATTTGACCTTTAATCAAGCCATAAACAGTAACAAGAGCCATGATAAAGGAGTGATCCACATGAGGCTCCATCACCAAACTCAGTACATCATCTCCGAATTCTACTCCGGAAGACGATTGCTTTCGCCTCGCCTCAGCTACAACTCCTCCGTTGACATCTCTTATTCTGAATGTTGATTTCCCACCAGCTTCTAAAATGTAAAAATTTCCATCAGATGGCATGGTTACCTTATAAGAAGACCCTCCTCCGAAAACTCCGCTCTTCCTCACTCGAAAATATGGCGTTTTCGACCTATTCGACTCGTAAGCATCCCAATTAGGTCTGAAAATGCACATTTTCTGCTCACACAGAGTAAACAGAACTTTGCCGCGGAGATCCATGAGATAAACTTCATTGCTGTGCTTGTTGTCGTAGTTATCAACACGATACACAATTTCGCCATTATCGTCATACGCTGTGCATCCATTTCCCTGCATCACAAGGGACTTCATCCATATAGTGAATGTTTCTCTCTTTGAGGTCATGTATGGTTCAGAACATGGAGATATACTAGCAGAAGCATTATTATCAATACTGGGTACTACTAGAATAACTGGATGAACTTTGGCCATTTGGTATTTTGGTTATTGAGCTACCCTAGGAAGAGAAGTACCTTTTGGCTTATGGAAGAGATCGACAAAATTTTGTGTGAGACTACTTCAATCAAGCTACTAATATATATACTCCCTGAGTTCGGCAGCAATAGTTTCGTATTACGCGTACTCATCCAAAAACTATACGCGTCAGAAAATTACTTAACTGCATTTGGAACTGTGTAATACGGTGACTAATACCAAAGAGGTGGAGTTTATAACGTTATATATTGAACTATTGATGCAAGCTTCGGCAGTTTTTGACTTCTTCTAGGCTCTTAGCTGGAGTACTGTTATATGATTCACAAGGGCTAAGATTAATCAGAAATTTATATAGGGAGTTTTAATTAATTAACAAAGTTTTGGCAGCAGGTGTTGATATATTATAAAAGATTCATAAACACATGGCTAGCTAGCTAACAAGGACTTGCCGTTTTATGCATATATCAATATCTTATTGCTGTAACCGATCATCCATGTTATATAATATTGAGATCTCAAAAGATTGTAAATGGGTTTTGTGATTTGATCGTATGAGAGATCTTAAACTATAGGTTCTTATCTCTAGATGCTCCCTTTAATATATATCTAATAATGAATTAAGTTCTTATCCTTGGTTATGATTTCGTCATAATTTTCTGCTTAATGTTAATTATATGGACTGTTGGAGCGGTCATCAACGAATCATTTGCCTATGTATGTAACAGTAACGAGAAGAAAAGAATGGCTTTTAGCTAAATCGATCGATGCATATGGTATCGGTTAGAGATTAATCTAAGGGATGACCCAATCAAGAAAAGGATGGTTATAAAGATTATTGTAATGGGTGCGGTTACTCTTTTAGGTCAAGAAAGGGGGAATGGAAAATAAGGACGTTGCCTTGTACTATTGGCTTTTTGGCCCTTTGATATATTGTCTTTAATCAATCACCTTGTATTTCAGATTTTATGTTTGCAATGTTGATGTAGTTTAAACTACATACAAAGCATCTCCAGCAGTGTATATTTAATTATAATTTTGAAATTTAAATATCGATTTAACAATGTTGCTCCATCAGTAGTTGTTATTTATTAACTAATCGTAAAATGACACATGGGTAAAAGAGAGGAGAAAGAAGATTTAGCTATTGCTTTAGTTATGTATAAAAAACTTTGTCAATTTCATTTAGCAATTATCCTTAGTAATGATTTATGCATTCTGCTTGAGCATCAATTTACCTCAAAAATTGACAAATTTCAATTTTAGCAATACTACTAGAGATCACTTAAGAGATAGCTAATTAAATCTTAACAACATGTATTAAGATTATTACTACTCAATATTTAAGCTGAACATTTATCTGCAACCATTAATTTTTTGAAAGAACCTCTACAACATCACAGGAGAGTGTTGCCATCAGATGATGCACTTTATTGGCAGATCTTAGTATGTATCACTTTCGGATTTGGATGATAACCTAACACCAAAGTTAGATCATTGATCGTAAGTAAAGACGTCCTAGGATAGAAGTACCTGCTGTTGCCGTTCTTCCTCTGCAGCTAGCTGTTGTCCAGCCACTAATGAATATTCCGTAATCATGCTGCACTAAGAAACGAACTGCAAAGCCACAAGCAGCTACAGACCAGCCATAGCCATACCGTCATTACCACCCCTGCTAGCTATCACTGTTCCACAGAAAGGTATTTAGCTCGGACAAGAAAGCCTACACCCCCCATTCGTGTGGTCCGATGAAAAGACCCGTCCACGTTAACTTTAACCCAATCTACAGGAGGAGCTATCCATCTTGCAGTCTTAGTCAATTGCGATTCAGTTCCACGTACTTACACTAAGTAAATGCATTTTAAGGTGTTGTTCTTCTAGAGATTGACTGTAACGTATGTATTGACACTTCTGGAATATATATGTTTGGTTAAAGTTGAATCCTATCGATTCATGCTAATGTAATCGTTAATTAGTATTTTATTAGTTATAAGATATGACAGATGTGTGCAATATTAGATAAAAGAACATTAGGGAGAGTGTGTTGAGATTTGATTCTCATACCACCACTAAAAACCAAATAGTACAGAAAGATAGGATTTAAAGGAATATTGCAAATGATTTTAAGACGAAGCTAGGCTATGAGTTTGTTTAGCTGTATTTGTACAATTATTGGGCGATTTATTTTTCGACCTTGATGCTAATTTTGGTTTACGTATACAAATCAATTAAGCACATCAAGAAACAAATTATTCCAATGAAATGGTTCTTCCAAATAACATGGAAGTGTTAAGGGAATCTTATGCATGCATGTTGGCTCATCATATTTCTTCTTTTTTCTATAATAACTTCTTTTTATCACACTTGTTGGGTTGTACGTGGAGTTCAATACATAGAAGCTAAGAACGTGAAGAGATGAATGCTTGTTTTGATCTATGATATTGCTTATTTCTTCATTTTCTTATAGGAATTTCTTTTTATCGCACTTCTAGGATTGAGTTGTGTGATTCAATACAAGTTAAGGATGTGAAAGCT encodes the following:
- the LOC101301776 gene encoding protein LURP-one-related 4-like is translated as MAKVHPVILVVPSIDNNASASISPCSEPYMTSKRETFTIWMKSLVMQGNGCTAYDDNGEIVYRVDNYDNKHSNEVYLMDLRGKVLFTLCEQKMCIFRPNWDAYESNRSKTPYFRVRKSGVFGGGSSYKVTMPSDGNFYILEAGGKSTFRIRDVNGGVVAEARRKQSSSGVEFGDDVLSLVMEPHVDHSFIMALVTVYGLIKGQI